One Helianthus annuus cultivar XRQ/B chromosome 7, HanXRQr2.0-SUNRISE, whole genome shotgun sequence genomic region harbors:
- the LOC110866621 gene encoding synaptic defective enhancer 1-like translates to MKKRVFGWSMEWNRPFENAFHSLKIIPSIPPVLFSIPFSLHPSLTTPQLTTVATTHHHCHPPPSPAFTATRHPPPSPPPPPSTIAVATSDHRNHSPSIIAATIAAATSDHRRRRHPPPSSLSNTTTATTCHYRRHRYHL, encoded by the coding sequence atgaagaaaagagtgtttggttggtcgatgGAATGGAATCGGCCATTCgaaaatgcattccattccctcaaaatcattccatccatCCCCCCTGTTTTATTTTCCATTCCATTCTCTCTTCAcccttcattaacaacaccacaactCACTACCgttgccaccacccaccaccactgtcaTCCGCCGCCGTCACCCGCCTTCACCGCCACCCGCCACCCACCTCCATCCCCGCCACCGCCGCCATCCACCATCGCTGTTGCCACCTCTGATCACCGCAATCACTCACCATCGATCATCGCCGCCACCATCGCCGCtgccacctccgatcaccgcCGCCGTCGCCACCCACCTCCATCCTCGCTATCAAACACCACCACCGCTACCACCTGCCACTACCGCCGCCACCGCTACCACCTCTGA